The Acidobacteriota bacterium sequence CCGGTCTGCCGAAAGAAGCCAGGGTGGAGATTGACGCGATTGCAGTTGTACGTTCATGATTCAAGACGGGTTGCAGGGCAGTTCCCGGCACGTTGCCGCACGGTGGAATCCTGATCTGTTGACATCGCAGCGGCCGGGTGGTACAATGACGCGATTCATGCAGGCAAACCACAGGAGGGCTAAGTGGCGGAAAGGGAATCTTCCCGGCGCAACTTCCTCAACGCTATTCTGAGCGGCGGCACTCTGGCTACTCTCGGCGCCATTGCGTACCCGGTGCTCAGGTTCATCAAGCCGCCGGAATCGGGTGAACCCAACGTGAACCAGATGAAGCTTCCGTTCAAACGGGCGGATATCGAGGCTGAGCCGTCCCGGGCCAAGACGTTCAAGTTCGGCCGCAATCTCGGCCTCATCCTCGTGACGGAAGCGGGCAAGCTCAAAGCGCTGGCGGCCACGTGCACACACCTGGACTGCACCGTCCAGCACCGGCCCGATCTCGGTATCGTCTGGTGTTCCTGCCACAACGGACGCTATGATCTCGACGGCAAGAACATATCGGGCCCACCACCCAGGCCGCTGGAGCAGTACGTTGTCAACGAAGTCGGTGAGGACATTTTCATTGCCCGGGAGGTGGGGTGATGGCGACCGGTGCCGGGAGGCAGAATGACGGCGCGGCCGGCCGCGCGTTTCAGTGGCTCGATGACAGGTTTCAGATCGGGGGACTGCTTGAGTACTTCGGCCACAAGGTGGTCCCGGTGCATTCGCATTCCATGTTCTACTACCTGGGCGGAGTCTCCCTCTTTCTGTTCATGGTGCAGGTGGTGACGGGCATTCTGCTGCTGATGTATTACCGTCCGGGGGCTGACAGCGCTTACGAATCGGTCCGGTTCATTGTCTCGGAGGTCAAGTTCGGCTGGTTGATCCGGTCCGTGCACGCCTGGTCGGCGAATCTCATGATTCTGGCCGTCTTTGTTCACATGTTCACGGTCTTCTTCACCCACGCCTATCGCAAGCCGAGGGAGTTAAGCTGGATAACAGGCATTGTCATGCTGGGGCTGGCTCTGGCCTTTGGGTTCTCCGGTTACCTGCTGCCGTGGAATGAGCTGGCCTTTTTCGCAACCCGGGTGGGGACGGGCATGGCCGGCGCCATACCGGTAATCGGCAAAGAACTGCTGGTGGTCCTGCGCGGCGGGGAGGAAGTGACCGGGGCGACGATCGGCCGCTTTTTCGGTCTGCACGTCGCGATTCTGCCGGGGATCTTTACCGTCTTCCTGGCCGGTCACCTGGTCGCCATCCAGCGGCAGGGGATGAGCGAACCGCTGTCCTGGCAGAACATGCCGCCGTCAGAGAAACGGTACATGAAGTTCTTTCCTCATTTTATATATCGCGATCTGCTCCTGTGGCTCATCGTGCTGAACGTGCTGGCGCTGATGGCGGTCTTTTTTCCGGACGGCATCGGCGCCATGCACTGGCCGCTCGGCACCAAGGCTGATCCGTTTGCGCCGGCGCCGCCCGTGATTCGGCCCGAATGGTACTTCATGTTTGCTTTCCAGGCCCTGAAGTTCCTGCCGGCACACGTGTGGTTCGTCGAGGGGGAACTGTTCGGCGTGATCGTCTTCACGGTCGGCGGCCTCGTCTGGACGGTCATACCGTTTTTCGACAGAAAATCGGTTCACGGGGAGAAACCCCGGTTCATCGTCCTGATCGGAGCGCTGGTGCTGGCGTTCGTAGTGGTCATGACCGTACTTGGATACATTCTGGAGTAGGAGGCAGCCATGAGAATCCCGTTGTTGTTTCTTTTCCTGGTGCTCGCGGCTGGCCCCGGACTCCTATCTGCGGCGGATGATAACTGCCGGACCTGCCACCGCGATTATGAGGATGAAGACGGCCCGTCGCACAAGTTCGTCCGGGACGTTCACTCCCTGAAGGGGCTTGGATGCGTCGACTGTCACGGCGGCGACGGTTCGCTTGGCGACATGGATGAGGTTCGCCGCGTGGAAGGCTATCGCGGTGTACCGACTGCTGGGGAGGTGCCGCGCTTCTGCGCCCGCTGCCACAGCGATCCGGCCTATATGCACGAGCATAATCCGTCACTGCCGACCGACCAACTGGCCAAATACGGGACTTCCGTGCACGGCCGACGCCTTCTCGAGAGTAAGGATACCAGGGTGGCCACGTGCATATCGTGTCATACGGTGCACGAGATCGGTGACGCCAAAATGCCGCACTCGAGCACCTATCCGCAGAACATCCCCGGCACCTGCGGTAAGTGTCACGCCGACCCGGAGTATATGGCCGGATACGATCTGTCAACGGCCCAGGTTGAGGACTACGTCCAGTCGGTTCACGGCATGGCACTGATGAGCATGGAGACGGTGCGGGGGCTTGCCCGGGAACTGGATCTGGCGCTCGGCGATGATTTCAAGCTTGTTCTGACGGGCGGTGATCCGGCCTCGGCCGGCGACTCCGCGCGCTATTTTGAAGTACTCGGCTACCTGGAAAGGAAGGAGTTGGGCGCGCCTGCCTGCAACGACTGCCACGGCAACCACGGTGCGGCCCCTCCGGGTGTGGTCTCTCTTTCGGCCGTTTGCGGCAACTGTCACGCTCTCGAATCGGAGATGTTCGACAGATCCCCTCACAAGGTCGCCTTTGACGAAAACGACCTTCCCGAGTGCGAAACCTGCCATTCCAACCACCTGGTCATGAAACCGTCCGACGCCATGGTCGGCCCGACTGAGCCGGGTCTGTGCGTGGACTGCCACGACATCGACGACGGCACGAGGGGCCTGGCCGTGGCCGACAGCATGCTCACGGCCATTCTAAACCTGCTCTCGGTCCGGCGGGAAGCGCAGGCGTCGCTGGAGGACGCAGTAACTAGGGGCATGATGACCACTGACGAAGAGCTGCGCATAAAGGACGTCGACCAGGCGCTGATTCAGGCGCGCACGCTCGTGCATTCATTCAGCGCCGATGAGGTGACGTCGCGTGCGCTCGCGGGGGTGCAGGTTGCCGACACGGTGAAACTCAATTCGCTGGCGCTGGTGGACGAATACTACTACCGCCGGTACGGGCTTGCCGTGGCGACCTTGTTCATCACGATTCTTGCGGTCGGGCTGTACTTCAGGATCCGGCGCCTGGACTGACCGGCTGAAACCGGCCTTTCAGACGGTGGTCGGTCCTTACATTGCTGGACGGCGTAGCCTGAGGTCCACAGGGGGGTCGTTCGTTTAGCAGACGGCGAGGTGCTTCCGAGGCGGCGTTGGACAAACATCGTGCCGCACGCTGTGCGTCGTTCGAGTACGGCGCGTCCTGTGTGCTATGTTAGTTAGTACAAACTGCGCTGTCGGCAAAAGGCGGGACCGGGCAACTTTGTACTTACGGTATTTGTTGTCGTCAAACGAGTTGACACGACGGAAAAAGCCGAAAAAAGCGCTTGACTTCGCTCGAAAACGACCTTTCTTGCGCAGTCAAAACGCGTGCACACGGTCACACCTCTGAGTCGAACGGGCAGGAAAAACGGACAGCATGTCGGAGTATTTGGCGGTTCTCATATTCCTTTTAGTTGGGACAGGAATTGTCCTGTTTACGTTTTTTCTGTCAAGTCTGATCAGGCCGTCAAATACCTACCCCGAGAAAAGTGTGAACTACGAGTGCGCGGAGTTGCCGATCGGCAGTTCGTGGATACGGTTCAATAACCGTTTCTATATTTTCGCCCTGATTTTCGTGATTTTCGACGTCGAGGTCGTATTCCTCTTTCCGTGGGCGGTGGCTTTCGGGCAGCTCGGCCTGTACGCGCTAATTGAAATGGTCATATTCATCGTGATTCTCTTCTACGGCCTGTACTATGCCTGGAAGAAGGGGGTGCTCCGGTGGGTGTGATCAGGAAGCTGCCTCTATACGCCGAGCGCATACCCGGCGGGTCACTGGTGATGACCAGCCTTGAGGCGGTTCTGGGTCAGGCGCAGGCCAAGTCGCTGTGGTATTTGCTCTTTGGTACCGCCTGCTGCGCCATCGAACTGATGTGTACCGGTGCGTCGCGGTACGATTTCGACCGCCTCGGTATGATTTTTCGCGCCACCCCGCGACAGTCCGACCTGATCATCGTCGCCGGAACCATCACCAAGAAGATGGCCCCGAGGTTGCGCCGTCTGTACGACCAGATGGCCGAGCCGCGCTACGTGATCGCGATGGGCGGCTGCACCATAAGCGGGGGTCCCTTTTACTACGACTGTTACTCGGTGGAGAAGGGCATCGACCACATTGTCCCCGTCGACGTGTACATACCCGGATGCCCGCCGCGACCGGAATCACTGATGGAAGGTTGCATTCACCTACAGGAAAAGCTCAAGAAGACCAAGCTTGGAGACTGGCAGGAAAAGCAGGCGTGACCAGGGACGAGTTGAAGAGCCATATCGCCGGCCGGTTCGAGGGCAGGATGACCCTTCTTGACACCGGTCGCTACGACCCGATGTACGAAGTGAAGCGGTCCGACCTTCTCGAGGTGGCTAAAGCCCTGCGTGACGACGAGCGTGTAAAGTTCGATTTTCTCTGCAACCTGGGCGGCGTGGACACCGGTGAGCGGTTTGAGATAGTCTACTCTGTGGCGTCCACCATTAACAACCTGCGCCTGGATTTCAAGGTTATCCTGCCGTATGAGGCGGCCGAGATCGAGTCGGTTCAGGAGGTGTGGCCGGCCGCCAACTGGCACGAACGGGAGATGTGGGAGCTTTACGGCATCAACGTGCTCAACCATGAAAACCTGACACGTTTTCTGCTGCCTGACGACTGGGATCAGGGCTATCCGCTGCGTAAGGACTGGGATGCTCCCGATTTTGTCCGCATGCCGGAGCTGTAATGGATGGCCTGAGGACCGAGGAATTCGTCGTCAATATGGGGCCGCACCACCCCGCGACCCACGGTGTCTGCCGACTCATGCTGACCATGGACGGCGAGAGAGTCATGAGGATCGAGCCCGTTATCGGTTACCTTCATCGCTCCCTTGAAAAGATCTGCGAGAATCGCACCTACGCCCAGTGCATCCCGATCCTCGACCGGTTTGAATACGTCACGTCCATGTCGTGCAACCAGGCGTTTGCGCTGGCCGCCGAGAAACTGGCCGGTATCGAGGTCCCCGAGCGGGCGGAGTACCTGCGTGTCATCATGCTCGAACTGAACCGGATTGCGTCGCACCTCATCTTCTACGGCGTCACGGCCATGGACATCGGTGCACTCACCCCCTTTTTGTACGGACTTCGCGAGCGGGAGGGCATCATCGATCTGTTCGAGATGACCTGCGGTCAGCGTCTGACTTACAACTATATCCGGATCGGCGGTGTCTCAAAGGACATTCCCGCGCAGTTTGTTCCGCAGTGCCGCACGGTTCTCAGCACCATAAGGGAGAAGCTCCACGACTACGAGGGGTTGTTAAACGAGAACCCGATCTGGCTGGTGCGCACAAAGGGTGTCGGTTACCTGGCGCCCGAAGTGGCGATCGCCTACGGCGTGTCCGGCCCGGTGCTGAGGGCTTCGGGCGTCAACTACGACATCCGCCGCAACGACCCCTACTCGATCTACGACCGCTTTGACTTCCAGGTGGCCGTCCGTCCGAACGGTGACTGCTACGACCGCTACCTGGTTCGTCTGGATGAGATCAAGGAATCCATCAAGATTATAGAGCAGGCCCTCGACGGGCTGCCGGACGGGCCCATCTCGGCCAAGGTGTCGCCCAACTTCAAGCCGCCGCCGGGAGAAGTTTACTCACGAGTCGAGAACTCTCGCGGCGAGTTAGGGGTATACATACAGTCGGACGGGGGCAAGAAACCACTTCGAGTCAAAACGCGGGGCGGGTCATTCAATCAACTTCAGGCACTTCCGGTATTCGGCACGGGGGGACTGATCGCAGACCTGGTGGCCATATTTGCGACTCTGGACGTGATCATGCCGGAGGTTGACCGATGAGTTGGCCGGTGGCCGTGGGCGAACTGCACGGCGTGTTCAGGTGGCTGTACGGGCTCCTGGCGGATACCGGCTTGCCCCAGCCGTGGCTGGATATCCTGACGTACACGGTTCTGGCGGCAATGGTGTTCGGTGTCCTGGCCCTTATCGCCCTGTACCTTGTCTGGTGGGAGAGGAAGATCTCCGCCCACATCCAGCAGCGGTTCGGACCGATGCGCCACGGCTGGCACGGTTGGTACCAGACCGTGATGGATGCCGTCAAACTCCTCCTGAAGGAGGACGTGAAGATTGCCACGCGTGACCGGGTGATATTTTTCTGGGCGCCGGTGATGTGTTTTGTGGCGGCTTTCCTCGCCTACGTGGCCATTCCGTTCGGTGACGGGCTGATTGTGGCTGACCTCAACATCGGCATTCTCTACATCATGGCGGTGACCACGTTTACCGTTATTTCGTTGCTGATGGCCGGCTGGGGGTCGAACAACAAGTATGCCCTGCTGGGCGGCATGCGCTCGGCAGCCCAGATTGTCAGCTATGAAGTGCCGATGGTGGCGTCGGTCTTGGTGGTCATAATTTTTGTGGGTTCCCTGTCCATGGTTGACATCGTGCGGTCACAGTCGGGACTTGTTTTCAACTGGTTTGTCTTTCGTCTTCCGTTCGGCCCCATAGCCTTCGCCACGTATATCGTCGCGGCCACGGCCGAGGTCAACCGTGTTCCGTTCGACATTCCGGAGGCAGAACAGGAGTTGGTGGCCGGATATAACGTCGAGTATTCGGGGATGAAGTTCGCCATGTTTTTTCTGGCCGAGTTTGTGAACATGTTCACGGTCTCGGCGATCGGGGTGACGCTCTTCCTGGGGGGCTGGTCAGGACCGTTCCTGCCTTCGTGGCTGTGGTTTCTGGTCAAGGTGCTGGCCGTGATCCTGCTGCTGATGCTGTTTCGGTGGACCTACCCGCGTCTTCGGGTGGACCAGTTGATGGAGTTCGCGTGGAAGTTTCTGGTGCCGGTGACGTTTGCCAACCTGATTCTGGCCGCTCTGGTCAAGCACCTGGGGTGGTACTGGTAGTGAGGATGGACTGATGCCGAAGCTGTTGAAAGACATCAAGAACCTGGTCCGGGGTTTGGGCATCACCGGAAAGCACCTGGGTCGGCACGCCATTACGATCCAGTATCCCGAAGAAAAATGGACCATGCCGGAGCGCTCACGCGGGATCGTGGTGCTGCTCTCCGACAAGGAGACCGGCGAACTGAACTGCACGTCGTGTATGCTGTGCATGCGCGCCTGTCCCACGGGGGCGATACGGATTGACGCTCCCCGCGGCGAAGACAAGAAACGGCGCCTGATATCGTTCGTCGTGGATAACGGCATCTGCTGCTTCTGCGGCCTGTGCGAGGAAGCGTGCAATTTCTGTGCGATCAAAATGGCCACGAAATACGAGTTTTCCACCGTGAACAAGGACGATCTCGTCTGGGATATGCGGAAGTTGCAGGAAATGGGCCGGGACGTTGATTACGTTGACACGCGCAAGAAGAAGCCGGCCCGCGCTGATGTTGCCGGTCCGGCCGGCCCCGCCTCGTCCTCGGAGAAAAAGCCCCCGGCCGACGGACAGCCGGGCCCGGACGGTGCCGGCCAGGACCCGAAGACAGAGGGAGAAGCGTGAGCCATGGCTGAATCATCGGGCGTTTCAGTGGTTTTCTGGATATTGTCCGCCGTCATCCTGGTGTCGGGGTTCCTGGTAGTCAGCCTGCGGAACATTTTCCACTGCGCCATTGCCCTGGTGCTCTGCCTGGCCTCGGTGGCCGGGATATTCATCCTGCTGGGTGCGGAGTTCCTGGCCGCGGCGCAGGTGCTGATTTACGTCGGGGCGGTGGCCGTCCTGATGATCTTCGCGGTCATGCTGACCTCGAATCTGGCCTCGCGCGAGATTGTGCAGACTAACCAGAACGCCCTTGTCGCGTTCTTCGTCTGCCTGACGTTCGCCATGGGCACCATCATCCTGATCGGGGGTACGAAGGTCTGGCAATTCACCAACGAGGCCCTCCCGGCCGAGAACGTGCTGGCCATCGGCAAGCTGCTCATGACCGAGTTCATGCTCCCGTTCGAGGTGGTTTCGGTGCTGCTTCTGGCGGCCATGATCGGCGCCATCGTGCTGGCGAGGGGGGAGAGGTCCTGATGGTCTACTATCTCGCGCTGGCGGCGGTGCTGTTTTCCATCGGCCTGTTCGGTGTCATCACCCGGCGGAACACGATCGGGATTCTCATGTCGCTGGAGTTGATGTTCAACGCCGCCAACATCAACTTTGTCACCTTCAACAAGTACATTATGAGCGACGGCCTGACCGGGCAGATGTTCGCCATCTTCATTGTCGTGGTGGCGGCGGCCGAGGCCACGGTGGGCCTGGCCATCGTTCTGCTTATCTACCGTAACTGGCGCGGTATCGACAGTGAAAACTTCACAATCATGAAATGGTAGCGCGAAACCGATGACCCCGTATGCATACATCATAGCCCTGTTGCCGCTTCTGGGCTTCCTGGTGATTGTCTTTTTCTTCCGCTGGAAGGAAGCGCTGTCGGCGGGGTTCTCGGTGGCCATGATACTGGCCAGCGGGGTGCTGTCGGTCGTTGTCCTGATCGAGACACTGGCCCGCCACGGGGCCGCCTATGAAGCATCCGTGGCGATCACGTCGTTTGCCGCCCTGAATTTCGAGTTCGGCATCCTGATCGACCCGCTCACCGCGATCATGCTTATGGTGGTCACGATCGTCGGCTCGTGCGTGCAAATCTATTCCATCGGGTACATGAAGGGTGACCCGCGATTCAGCCGCTTTTTCGCGTACCTTTCGCTTTTCTGTTTCTCCATGCTCGGCCTGGTCCTGGCCAACAACTTCTTCATGATCTTCATCTTCTGGGAGCTGGTCGGGCTGACGAGTTACCTGCTGATCGGTTTCTGGTTTGAGAAGAAGTCGGCCGCCGACGCCGGCAAGAAGGCGTTTATCACCACCCGCATCGGTGACCTTGGCTTTATCGTGGGGTTGCTGATGATTGCGGTTTACGCGGGCACCTTCAACTACGGCCAGGTTTTTGACAGTGTCGCCGCCGGGGCCATTCCGGCCGGTATCCTGACGGTCATCTGCATCTTCGTGTTCTGCGGCGCCGTCGGCAAATCCGCCCAGTTCCCGTTGCACGTGTGGCTGCCGGATGCCATGGAAGGTCCCACGCCGGTTTCGGCGTTGATTCACGCCGCGACGATGGTGGCGGCCGGTGTATACCTGGTGGCGCGGACGATGTCGCTATTTGTCGGCTCGGCCGAGGCGTCGCTGGTGGTTGCCATAATCGGTATAGTTACGTCGCTCATCGCGGCCTCGATCGGCCTCGTGCAGAACGACATCAAACGGATCCTGGCCTACTCGACCGTTTCGCAGCTCGGGTACATGATTATGGCGCTCGGCCTGTACGGCCACGACACCGCCCTGGGCCAACATTCGCCCGGGTACACGGCCGGAATGCTCCACCTGATGACGCACGCCTTCTTCAAGGGCCTTCTCTTTCTGGGCGCCGGTTCCGTAATACACGCCGTGCACACCAATGACATCCAGGAGATGGGCGGCCTGGCCCCGAAGATGAAGACGACGGCCATCACGTTCATGATCGCCTCGCTGTCGATTGCCGGCATCTTCCCGCTATCGGGATTCTGGTCCAAGGACGAGATCGTCGCCGCCACGCAGCACCACCCGGTCTTTATGTTCTTTACTCTCGCGGTGGCGTTCATGACGGCCTTTTACATGTGGCGGCTGTGTTTTCTGACGTTTTTCGGCAAGCCGCGGGACCAGCACCGCTTTGAGCATGCCCATGAATCGCCGCGGTCGATGACCTGGCCGCTGGTGCTGCTGGCCTTTCTTTCGATCTTCGCGGGCTGGGTGGCGCTTCCCTGGCTCCATCAGGGCTTTTCGTCCTTTATCTATCACGGGGAGGTACACCATGCGGCACCGAACTACCTGCTGATGGTGATCTCAACGGTGGTGGCGGTCAGCGGCATCGGGCTGGCCTATCTGATTTATTACAAGCGGACAATCTCCGCCGAGCGGCTGGCCGAACGGTTCAGGCCGCTGTATACCCTGCTGTACAACAAGTACTATTTCGACGAGCTGTATGATCTCGTCATAATCCGGCCGGCGCTGGCGCTGGCCCGGTTTATCTGGACGTTTGACGACAGGATCGTCGACGGCCTCGTGAACCTGGTCGGGCGGCTGACGATTCTGTGGTCGGATGTCAAGATGTGGTTCGATACGTGGATTGTTGACGGTGCGGTCAACGGCGCGGGCTGGCTCGTTCAGCAGGGGTCGTCGCTGCTGAGGTTCCTTCAGACCGGCGTGGTGCAGTCTTATGCCCTGTTT is a genomic window containing:
- a CDS encoding ubiquinol-cytochrome c reductase iron-sulfur subunit; translation: MAERESSRRNFLNAILSGGTLATLGAIAYPVLRFIKPPESGEPNVNQMKLPFKRADIEAEPSRAKTFKFGRNLGLILVTEAGKLKALAATCTHLDCTVQHRPDLGIVWCSCHNGRYDLDGKNISGPPPRPLEQYVVNEVGEDIFIAREVG
- a CDS encoding cytochrome bc complex cytochrome b subunit — protein: MATGAGRQNDGAAGRAFQWLDDRFQIGGLLEYFGHKVVPVHSHSMFYYLGGVSLFLFMVQVVTGILLLMYYRPGADSAYESVRFIVSEVKFGWLIRSVHAWSANLMILAVFVHMFTVFFTHAYRKPRELSWITGIVMLGLALAFGFSGYLLPWNELAFFATRVGTGMAGAIPVIGKELLVVLRGGEEVTGATIGRFFGLHVAILPGIFTVFLAGHLVAIQRQGMSEPLSWQNMPPSEKRYMKFFPHFIYRDLLLWLIVLNVLALMAVFFPDGIGAMHWPLGTKADPFAPAPPVIRPEWYFMFAFQALKFLPAHVWFVEGELFGVIVFTVGGLVWTVIPFFDRKSVHGEKPRFIVLIGALVLAFVVVMTVLGYILE
- a CDS encoding cytochrome c3 family protein, which gives rise to MRIPLLFLFLVLAAGPGLLSAADDNCRTCHRDYEDEDGPSHKFVRDVHSLKGLGCVDCHGGDGSLGDMDEVRRVEGYRGVPTAGEVPRFCARCHSDPAYMHEHNPSLPTDQLAKYGTSVHGRRLLESKDTRVATCISCHTVHEIGDAKMPHSSTYPQNIPGTCGKCHADPEYMAGYDLSTAQVEDYVQSVHGMALMSMETVRGLARELDLALGDDFKLVLTGGDPASAGDSARYFEVLGYLERKELGAPACNDCHGNHGAAPPGVVSLSAVCGNCHALESEMFDRSPHKVAFDENDLPECETCHSNHLVMKPSDAMVGPTEPGLCVDCHDIDDGTRGLAVADSMLTAILNLLSVRREAQASLEDAVTRGMMTTDEELRIKDVDQALIQARTLVHSFSADEVTSRALAGVQVADTVKLNSLALVDEYYYRRYGLAVATLFITILAVGLYFRIRRLD
- the ndhC gene encoding NADH-quinone oxidoreductase subunit A, with product MSEYLAVLIFLLVGTGIVLFTFFLSSLIRPSNTYPEKSVNYECAELPIGSSWIRFNNRFYIFALIFVIFDVEVVFLFPWAVAFGQLGLYALIEMVIFIVILFYGLYYAWKKGVLRWV
- a CDS encoding NADH-quinone oxidoreductase subunit B family protein is translated as MTSLEAVLGQAQAKSLWYLLFGTACCAIELMCTGASRYDFDRLGMIFRATPRQSDLIIVAGTITKKMAPRLRRLYDQMAEPRYVIAMGGCTISGGPFYYDCYSVEKGIDHIVPVDVYIPGCPPRPESLMEGCIHLQEKLKKTKLGDWQEKQA
- a CDS encoding NADH-quinone oxidoreductase subunit C, which produces MTRDELKSHIAGRFEGRMTLLDTGRYDPMYEVKRSDLLEVAKALRDDERVKFDFLCNLGGVDTGERFEIVYSVASTINNLRLDFKVILPYEAAEIESVQEVWPAANWHEREMWELYGINVLNHENLTRFLLPDDWDQGYPLRKDWDAPDFVRMPEL
- a CDS encoding NADH-quinone oxidoreductase subunit D, with the translated sequence MDGLRTEEFVVNMGPHHPATHGVCRLMLTMDGERVMRIEPVIGYLHRSLEKICENRTYAQCIPILDRFEYVTSMSCNQAFALAAEKLAGIEVPERAEYLRVIMLELNRIASHLIFYGVTAMDIGALTPFLYGLREREGIIDLFEMTCGQRLTYNYIRIGGVSKDIPAQFVPQCRTVLSTIREKLHDYEGLLNENPIWLVRTKGVGYLAPEVAIAYGVSGPVLRASGVNYDIRRNDPYSIYDRFDFQVAVRPNGDCYDRYLVRLDEIKESIKIIEQALDGLPDGPISAKVSPNFKPPPGEVYSRVENSRGELGVYIQSDGGKKPLRVKTRGGSFNQLQALPVFGTGGLIADLVAIFATLDVIMPEVDR
- the nuoH gene encoding NADH-quinone oxidoreductase subunit NuoH — protein: MSWPVAVGELHGVFRWLYGLLADTGLPQPWLDILTYTVLAAMVFGVLALIALYLVWWERKISAHIQQRFGPMRHGWHGWYQTVMDAVKLLLKEDVKIATRDRVIFFWAPVMCFVAAFLAYVAIPFGDGLIVADLNIGILYIMAVTTFTVISLLMAGWGSNNKYALLGGMRSAAQIVSYEVPMVASVLVVIIFVGSLSMVDIVRSQSGLVFNWFVFRLPFGPIAFATYIVAATAEVNRVPFDIPEAEQELVAGYNVEYSGMKFAMFFLAEFVNMFTVSAIGVTLFLGGWSGPFLPSWLWFLVKVLAVILLLMLFRWTYPRLRVDQLMEFAWKFLVPVTFANLILAALVKHLGWYW
- a CDS encoding NADH-quinone oxidoreductase subunit I, which produces MPKLLKDIKNLVRGLGITGKHLGRHAITIQYPEEKWTMPERSRGIVVLLSDKETGELNCTSCMLCMRACPTGAIRIDAPRGEDKKRRLISFVVDNGICCFCGLCEEACNFCAIKMATKYEFSTVNKDDLVWDMRKLQEMGRDVDYVDTRKKKPARADVAGPAGPASSSEKKPPADGQPGPDGAGQDPKTEGEA
- a CDS encoding NADH-quinone oxidoreductase subunit J, giving the protein MAESSGVSVVFWILSAVILVSGFLVVSLRNIFHCAIALVLCLASVAGIFILLGAEFLAAAQVLIYVGAVAVLMIFAVMLTSNLASREIVQTNQNALVAFFVCLTFAMGTIILIGGTKVWQFTNEALPAENVLAIGKLLMTEFMLPFEVVSVLLLAAMIGAIVLARGERS
- the nuoK gene encoding NADH-quinone oxidoreductase subunit NuoK, with amino-acid sequence MVYYLALAAVLFSIGLFGVITRRNTIGILMSLELMFNAANINFVTFNKYIMSDGLTGQMFAIFIVVVAAAEATVGLAIVLLIYRNWRGIDSENFTIMKW
- the nuoL gene encoding NADH-quinone oxidoreductase subunit L; the encoded protein is MTPYAYIIALLPLLGFLVIVFFFRWKEALSAGFSVAMILASGVLSVVVLIETLARHGAAYEASVAITSFAALNFEFGILIDPLTAIMLMVVTIVGSCVQIYSIGYMKGDPRFSRFFAYLSLFCFSMLGLVLANNFFMIFIFWELVGLTSYLLIGFWFEKKSAADAGKKAFITTRIGDLGFIVGLLMIAVYAGTFNYGQVFDSVAAGAIPAGILTVICIFVFCGAVGKSAQFPLHVWLPDAMEGPTPVSALIHAATMVAAGVYLVARTMSLFVGSAEASLVVAIIGIVTSLIAASIGLVQNDIKRILAYSTVSQLGYMIMALGLYGHDTALGQHSPGYTAGMLHLMTHAFFKGLLFLGAGSVIHAVHTNDIQEMGGLAPKMKTTAITFMIASLSIAGIFPLSGFWSKDEIVAATQHHPVFMFFTLAVAFMTAFYMWRLCFLTFFGKPRDQHRFEHAHESPRSMTWPLVLLAFLSIFAGWVALPWLHQGFSSFIYHGEVHHAAPNYLLMVISTVVAVSGIGLAYLIYYKRTISAERLAERFRPLYTLLYNKYYFDELYDLVIIRPALALARFIWTFDDRIVDGLVNLVGRLTILWSDVKMWFDTWIVDGAVNGAGWLVQQGSSLLRFLQTGVVQSYALFILVTVLIISLVKFEVVLIDVSWPVMSVVFIAGLIVLAILTRYAAARERKAQVTARMLGSGASQLEE